DNA from Coffea arabica cultivar ET-39 chromosome 10c, Coffea Arabica ET-39 HiFi, whole genome shotgun sequence:
AGAATAATAGTCCTTTGGGTTATCTCATACCAGTGAAGCAGGTGAACTCTTTAATCAGAGGATTCAAGAAAGAGACCAGTTTGGCTAATTTGGGTTGAGATTTAGATTAATAGTAGACTATTGATTATATGTTGCATATGTATATATCGGCTCTAATTGTATAGTACTTGCAACTTCCTTTTGGGTGTTATGTTTTGTTTGCTGCAGTAATTCCTCAACTCTTGGAAGGTAGTTAAAGTTTGACCAGGAAGATTAATAGCTTCTGTAGTTGTTTTCTCTGCACGAAATAGTAAATTACTTTTGTTTGGTCCCTTGAACTCCTTTAACTTTTCTATTCTGAGCAGGTTATGGGCCAGCTGGATATGCACTTTTTGTATTGGTCTATGCTGGTTTGGAAGTAAGTTTGACTTCTCTTTCTTGAGTTCATTGACTTAACCCAAAGCTATCTATGCTAATGACTGGtttatatttccttttttttccatgGATTATGGAGTTCTATCACTTATATGGCTGTTCTTTGTGAGAAAATTATTTATTCCACCTTAGAGAGGATACGGAGTTCAGAATATGCTGCTTTTTATTAGTTGCTGAATCTTTTGCATTTGGTGTATAAATTTTTGCGATTTCAAAGGAATTTCTTTTCAATGCTGATAGCTGCAGTAGTTAACCTTGAAGCAATTTACTTTGCTTTTGCATATGATAATGGAATCTAAGAAAATGATTTGGCTAAGATTTCTTTTTGTGTTATTGTGGTAGGACAGGCAAAAATTCCTAGAACAAGGCCACATTGGGATTTAGCTATTGGGATGGGTTTACCTTTTTTATGTTTTAGTAACTAAGTTTCTTTGCTTTGCATATAATATAGCGCTTCTCTGATGTAATTAAGTCTGCTGACCTTTGTACAGACTGACTTTGTTCATTAATTGAAAGTTAACATATgctcagccaaaaaaaaaagttttcttttcttgatggcAATATTGATCATTCTCTATGTTTAACTCTGCATTTACCAGAGTGCTTCGGATGCAATTATCTCTAGAGTAGATTAGTCATTAAGACTCATTAGTCATTCCATACTGATTACAGATGTTTATGCTCATGGCAGGTCCTTGCAATACCCGCTATTCCGTTGACTATGTCAGCTGGTCTGCTATTCGGCTCTCTGATTGGGACAATCATTGTCTCTATAAGCGGAACGGTAAGCTGATTTTTGCATCGAAAGAGTAAAAACAAGTCTTCAAAATTAAAGTGTATTTTCCTCACTCTTTTAGGTGGCAGCAAGTGTTGCCTTCCTAATTGCGAGATATTTTGCTCGTGAACGCATTCTTAAGCTGGTTGAAGGGAacaagaaatttcttgcaattgacaaagcaatTGGGGAAAATGGTTTCAAAGTTGTCACTCTTCTCCGTTTGAGCCCTTTATTACCATTTTCTCTTGGGAATTATCTCTACGGACTTACTTCTGTCAAATTTGTGCCTTACGTATTGGGAAGGTGAGATttgtttattcttttgataattTGGGAAGGTGAGATATAGATGTATAAATTTATGAATGAGTTTCTAATGTGTTACGGATATAACATGTGGATCTTTTTCTTAAGTTTACCTGTTTTTGGTTAACCAACTCTGTTTCTATGTTAAATTCTGTTTGACAATTCATATCTTTTTCATCAAAATATTTGCGAATTGTGAGCATTTTTTGTGGATCATCATGGTTAACCCCAAGGATGGATGTATAGCATCATGCCTTGTAAAAGTTCATCAATATGCATATTGGCCAGAAACATAGGGATGTGCAAATTCTTGGAGGTTATAAAGAATGCTTTTCTAGATTAAAGTGTTTATTTAGCATGTTTACTGGATTGgatatgtttttattattattttttaactttttatgtatcttgattgaattccctttcctttcttttacttGAATTGTCTGGTTCcagaatctttgaaaaatacTGATAACAATTTTGTTTGGACAATCATTCTCCTGACCGCTGGGTAATTGAACGTGGACAATTAAAGCTTAAAATTTTTGGAGAGATTAATTCTCAAATTGGGTGGAACTagattttgaacttcacttCATTAAATCACCTTCCTCAATTTGTCATGTTTGGCCCTGTTTGGAATTTGGGATCTTATGAggggaagaaaataaaaaactaggtgacctttttcttgattttccaGTTAAGGAATCaaagaagaaataaatatattattgaTAAACAAAGGGAGTTGCTATTTTGGGATTAGTTacctttaaattttgaaatttgttcTCACATTGACAATGATCAACTACatagagcttttttttttttttttaaatcaaagaGCTAAATTTCTACATTGAAAATATTACGTCAAGATTGAGCTGGATGGTAGTTTGTGTGAGAGTCGCAAACACAAGGGCGTGTAAGTTTGAAGTGTGTACGGTACTGTTTCATTCTTTGATTAATAGCTTCCAACTGATGTTGCTTCAACTACTATCTGCACGCAGTTGGTTGGGAATGCTCCCTGGAACTTGGGCTTATGTTACTGCTGGTGCGTTTGGTCGAGCAATTATTGTAAGTTATGACTGAACCATCTCAGAAAAAATGTCtgctttctcttttcttttacctAGATTTCCTGATTATGATTTGCTTGAGCGTTGTGGTCGAGAAGTACTTGACCTGTTTTTGCATATCCGGTGATTTTCAATTAATTCGAACTCTCAGAAGCTAGAACAAGCAATAGTGGTTAATTCTTGAAACCGAGTCAGATCTCAACCAATAATGTAATAAGCTTGTTAAATGAGAATCTCGTTTACTTGTTTCAGCTATCAAACAGGGGATTGATTTAGTAAATCTCTATTCAACCAAAGCCTGTTGATGTGCTGGCTGATATCTTGGCCAAGCATGTACATGCATTATGACATGTTGGAATCAGAATTGACCCAAGACCCATGCTTAATAGTGTGCCTAGCCTTTCTGATCATGGTCACTGTAGGTTTGGATTTGCCAAAATTTTCCACTATTCAATTTAGTTCTTATAAACATACGTTAAACCGGTTATGTTTTTGGTTCACTTTTTATTAAATGATTTCTTCATAAGTTTGGTAGAGAATCCCCTTTTATGTTAAATTGATCTGATAGGTCTTAATTTTCCGATATCTAGATCATATACGGAGCCATACCAGCAATCTGCTTCCAAAAGCTTGATCAAGCTGTTAGATTTgctcattcttcttcttcttaattCTGACCTTTCAGCAAGATGAATCTGATGCTGGTTTACTGGGAGGAAATGGACAGCTGCTAACACTCGGATTGGGGCTGCTGTTCACTGCATTAGCTGCCACTTACGTTACCCGGTTAGCAAAGGTAAGCGAATTGCAAGCCAGGTGCTTATGATGAAATTGTCCTTGGCTTGATCATTGGTGTTTGCTTCTCTTTGAACTTGATTGACTCTGGCAATTCTGTTTATTTTGCTTCTGGTGCAGGATGCTGTAAAAGATATCGAGTAGATGGGGGCCTAGGGACTGCCCCATTGTAAAGCATAACATAAGTGAGATCAACTCAACGACGCTGCAAATCCTTGTAAATCCAAATGTAGTTTAAGCAAGTTATATAGGAAATGTACCATCAATTTTGAACTGTAACATCCCTTCCTCTGCTAGATTGAAAGATGACATCTGATATGCATTCTTGTTCATCTTAGACTCTGTAAATTTGAGCATCAGAATGAGAAACTCTTTTTGGTCCAAAAAAAGGTGTACAATAATGCTTTGCAGAAGGACAATGCGCTCAAAAGGGTCATATTTTCTCTGAATAGAGATCAAGAAGTCGTTTACAGTCACCTTTTCTTGGCACGAACTACAGCCCCAAAAAgaatgaatcaatcaataacTAAAATATGGGGGTGGGGAAGCTTTTACATCAGGGCTGCAAAACACATTCCCATTTGCAGATCAAATTTCTGAAAAAATTAGCAAACTACCGAGTGAATAGATATTTTTTGAGCATATACTATTTTCTCATAAAAGATACGTGCTTAAATTTTACTGCTAACGTGAAAGCTGTGTTGATAGATGATTTGTAAGCGATTTATGATTCAAAAACATATTGTGATTCACGGTGATGATCATAATGTGATAGTTATGTTGATAGATGATTTGTAAGCGATTTATGATTCAAAAACATATTGGGATTCACGGcgatgatcaaaattgaactcattcaaatttttttcttaaaaaaaaaaaaaggaaaattactTCTCTGCCCAAATGAAAAAATCTTATTACACGTGACACAAAATTAATCATAGAAAAGAAGATCCACTTACGTGGACTGCCCCAAACTTGCATCACATTACATGCAACTGTCGGCATTCCAGGTGTCCTGGCTACATCACTGTCAAGTTGACCTAGAAATTATAAAGTTCTTCTGAATTCTGTGTCATCAGCAGCTCACGTGAATTGCTCAAGTGACGCCACGAATCAGCTCCCATGCAACTTTTCTTCCCCTCATTCTGCAAAAGTGCCAAGTGTCCTTGAACTATAGGAAACTTTGACAACCTTTCATGAAATCACAAACGAAAATTGACTTTATATATGCGTAAGTTACCTTCAGTCCTTCCTTACCTAATATCTTTGAAGCCTGGATTTCCTCGAACGAACAGCTGCGAGTCCTCTGCAGACATTTTACTGCTTTTTCCATGATGGAGTGGTGTCCTGAACATGCCATGAAAGCTTACTTGAAGACTTTACATCTGGTAAAATCCCGTTTCTTGCTTTCCTTTGCTCTTTCGTCGGATCCTTGAATGTTTATTTCGGTGCTGTTTCATTAGTTATAACCGTGGGTTTTGTACATCTGATCACTGAAAACCCCAGAGATTAATGCAAATCTTACGCAATAGTATGCATAAAATCTGCTCTAATCCCAAAATATGCATGTTTGTTTTCAGACTATGATGAAGTAACCAATGCTGTATTGTGGTAATAAATCTCAGCAAAAAATTGCGTTTTGAAGATTTATCTGACATTTTTCTTCCAACTTCTTGCAGCgtaagaactattctgatcgaACTAGCACTAGAGGAAGTCCAGAATTTGAGGAGCCTAAGATCATGGAGTTTTTATCAGCTTTGGCAGCTGGAAACTGTGCTAAACTAATAGTTCAAATAACCACAGAGGGAGTGACGCCAGTAACACTTGCATTGGCCGTAGCTGCAAGACAGATAGGAGGCAAATTTGTTTGCATAATCCCTCATGAtcatgatgatgaagaagatatCAACAAATCTATCTGCACGCATCATCAGCTTAATGGCTGTGATCATCTCAAAGATGTAATACATATTGTTGCAGGAAATCCTTGTGAAATTATTAAACAGTTCAAGAAAATTGACTTCATGGTTGTTGACTCAAAGGTTGGAGATCACTTGAAATTATTGAAGACTGCTGATTTGAATTCAAAGGGATCTTTGATGGTAATGACCAATCTTTTCATCAATGGTCAAAAAAGGGCGTCACTGCGAGAGATACTCAAGGCCAAAGATGGAGTTTACTGCAAGTCTGTCACCATTCCAGTAGGAGAAGGAATTGAGTTGACAAAAATTGTACCTTCCAACAAGCATGGCAGAAAAAGACGCACAAGATTTCATGTCACTTATGAGAATTAATCGATCTTGAATGGTTACAATGTTTTTTGCCTCCCCAGAAGAGAAACTAATATAGCTATGCTTTTATGCAGTTGCATGTACAATTGTTACGTATGGTTAACAATGTACATAATTCGATAATGCAAAATATGAGCAGACCATCCAAATCAGGATGTGAACTTATTCATGTGGTTGAACTACAATCAaatctcccttttttttttttttttttgaaagtgaTTTAGATCTCTGATGAAGAATCAACAATCAACATCTGAATGCATCAAGTTGTCTAACTTGTCGGCCTGCAACACTACATCTTACTCATTAGTTCTGCACAACTAAAAGAGGTTAATTCCACTAACACTTTTTTACTTGTCAAagaataaaatagaaaattatagAAACaaatagtttttcttttttcttttccttattttttgttatcaaaatgTCAAATATAATGGGTAGTGGTCGTTTTTATCTTTACGAACACTCCTAGCTATATGGGTGAAGTCATCAAAATCATAACCTACaacatgcaaaatttgaatgatagtatatacactgtcaacGTTTGATGAAGgataattatgtaaaatttaaatttaaaatttaacttttacacATATCATGAATTTAACGTAGAAatttatacactgtcagtgtatataatatttacTCTAACAATATATGCTATATAAACATAATCAGTTACTGACAAATTTAATTTAGAACCATAGGACATAGGTTACTAACATTTCGATTCCAAAATATCATTCCATTGCCAATtactccaaaacccttgcaTTTCCTCCCCATGTAACTGGTAACTTATGCAATTAATTTTATGTTAAATCTTAAATACTTTTGTTAGAGCACTCCAGCAATTCTTAAAATCATTAATCTAGTAACTATAAGGTCATTTCTGCACATTTTAAGCTCCCTCCATTCCTATTTCCTCCTGTTAGGCTCGACATCTCCCTTAAAAGCACTAAAAGAAAAGCAGGATATAAATAGCTCACATGAGCAGGGTTATAAATCAGACCATCAGATCTGCCCTAACTTAGCATTCTAGTGGTGACAGC
Protein-coding regions in this window:
- the LOC113713881 gene encoding uncharacterized protein, which produces MMEWCPEHAMKAYLKTLHLRKNYSDRTSTRGSPEFEEPKIMEFLSALAAGNCAKLIVQITTEGVTPVTLALAVAARQIGGKFVCIIPHDHDDEEDINKSICTHHQLNGCDHLKDVIHIVAGNPCEIIKQFKKIDFMVVDSKVGDHLKLLKTADLNSKGSLMVMTNLFINGQKRASLREILKAKDGVYCKSVTIPVGEGIELTKIVPSNKHGRKRRTRFHVTYEN
- the LOC113714725 gene encoding uncharacterized protein, whose amino-acid sequence is MPTISRSPQLPPPPPTPLCLTLSSPLQQRPSFNFSLSNPSSSSSFSSSSSLFHFKFRPKKSHFLKPCSSLRETKKQQEQQMLVPKTAPPPQGLRRLLNLSPKEDNTDDGADDGAVESGGDAAVKGSILAGLLLVGVVGGFGTVGYLYKDQINAFLNQFSGFIDGYGPAGYALFVLVYAGLEVLAIPAIPLTMSAGLLFGSLIGTIIVSISGTVAASVAFLIARYFARERILKLVEGNKKFLAIDKAIGENGFKVVTLLRLSPLLPFSLGNYLYGLTSVKFVPYVLGSWLGMLPGTWAYVTAGAFGRAIIQDESDAGLLGGNGQLLTLGLGLLFTALAATYVTRLAKDAVKDIE